From Lewinellaceae bacterium:
AGCGCGTTCGATGCTCTATGGAACGCAGCGCTATCCCACTGCGAAGCGACATCGGGTCTATGGATGCTATAGTATCAACCGCTCCAACAGGAGCGCAGTATCCTTTTTTTGCGTTCGCGAAAAAAAGAGCATCTACAGCATCATAAAATCGATTTCAAAAGATTTAAATTACCATGACCTCCTCCGACGCCCTCACCCTCCTCCGCCCCGGCATCCCCTCCCCCTCCGGCACCTGGGCCGACCTGGGCGCCGGCACGGGCATGTTCACCCTGGCCCTGCGCCAACTGCTGGAGAGCGGCACGATCTACGCGGTAGACAAAAACCCGCACGTGCTCTGGAGCATCGCCGGCAGCGGGCCGGTGGAGGCCGTCGTCTATGAGGCAGACTTTACCCTACCCCTGAAGCTGCCCCTCCTGGACGGCATTGTGATGGCCAACGCGCTTCACTACGCACCCGATCCCATCGCTACCCTGAAAAATATTCTAACCTGCCTGCGCCCCGGCGCTCCTTTCCTGCTGGTGGAGTACGAAACGGAGCAGGCGCGGCCGCCGTGGATACCCTATCCGCTGCCCTTTCGGCGGTTTGTGGACATCGCTGGAAAGGTGGGGCTGAGTGAGCCGGAGGAACTGGCCCGCGTGCCCTCTGATTACGGGCGCCAGTACATTTATTCGGCCTTGGCCAGGAAATGACTTTCCCTCTACAAAAAATGCATTCCACTTTACAAATATGGAAAACGG
This genomic window contains:
- a CDS encoding methyltransferase, with translation MTSSDALTLLRPGIPSPSGTWADLGAGTGMFTLALRQLLESGTIYAVDKNPHVLWSIAGSGPVEAVVYEADFTLPLKLPLLDGIVMANALHYAPDPIATLKNILTCLRPGAPFLLVEYETEQARPPWIPYPLPFRRFVDIAGKVGLSEPEELARVPSDYGRQYIYSALARK